TACAACCTCTTAGCCTGATGGTTGGAAAACACCTCGGACTAAGCGGATTTACAAAACTAAAAAAGGCCCGCCTCCTCACGGAAGCGGGCCTTTTCAGCATTAGCAGAAACTACCGACCAGCCGCCAGGGCCTCGGCGCCACCCACGATTTCGAGAATCTCGGTGGTAATGGCCGCTTGGCGAGTGCGGTTGTAAGTCAGCTTGAGCTGCTTCAGCAGCTCGCCGGCATTTTCGGTGGCCTTGTCCATGGCCGTCATGCGGGCGCCGTGCTCCGAAGCGTTGCTTTCCAGCACCGCCTTGTACAGCTGAATCTTCAGCGACTGCGGAATCAGGGTGCGCACGATTTCCTCTTTCGAGGGCTCGAAGATGTAGTCCACATTCGACTGAGCCGGGGCGCCGGCGGGCTGCTCGGCGGGCACCAGGGGCAGCAGCTGCTCGGTGCGCACAATCTGGGTGGCTACGTTGCGGAACTCGTTGTACACCATCACCACCTCGTCGTACTGCCCGGCCCGGAAGCCGTCCATGGCCGCTTCAGCCGCTTCGCGCACTGTCTCAAACGACAGCTTGCCAAACACGTGCTGAAAGTTGCCCAGCAGCGGCAGGCGCTTGCCGAAGTACTCGTGCGCCTTGCGGCCAATGGCCAGCACGGTCACGTTGCCGGCGGCCAGCTGCGCGGCGTAGCGCTCCTGCACCACGGCATTCACACCCTTGAAGATGTTGCTGTTGAAAGCGCCAGCCAGGCCGCGGTCCGAGGTAATGGCGATGATGAGTACGCGGCGCACGTCGCGCACCGTGCCGTATTCGCTGGTCACGTCGGGGCCGGCCAGGGCCGTGAGGTTGCTCAGAATGCTGTTGAGCCGCTGGGCATAGGGGCGCATGCGCAGGATGTTGTCCTGGGCCCGACGCAGCTTGGCCGCTGCCACCATTTTCATGGCTTTGGTAATCTGCTGCGTGCTTTGCACCGACGTAATCCGGCTCCGAACTTCTTTTAAGCTAGCCATTTCTTATTGAGCTGCAAGCTGTAAGCTACAAGCTGCAAGCTCCTAGCCGACGATAAGAACATCAGCTTACAGCTTGCAGCTTGAGGCTTGCAGCTTATTTAGAATATGCCGCCGACAGGTCTTTCGCTACCTGGCGGATGGCGCCGGTGATTTCGTCGTCCAGCTTGCCGGCTTTGAGGGCCTGCAATACGTCGGGGTGGCGGGTGTTCATCACCTGCACAAACTCCTTCTCGAACTCCCGCACCCGGTTCACGGGCACCTGGTCGAGCAAGCCGTTGGTGGCGGCGTAGATAACGGCCACCTGGTCTTCCACCTTTTGGGGCGAGAACTGGGGCTGCTTCAGGATTTCGAGGTTGCGGCGGCCGCGCTCAATGGTGAGCTTGGTCGAGGCGTCGAGGTCGGAGCCGAACTTGGCAAAGGCTTCCAGCTCACGGAACTGGGCCTGGTCCAGCTTCAGCGTGCCGGCTACCTTCTTCATCGACTTGATCTGCGCGTTACCACCCACCCGCGACACCGAGATGCCCACGTTGATGGCCGGGCGGATACCCGAGTTGAATAGGTTGGTTTCGAGGAAGATCTGCCCGTCGGTAATCGAGATTACGTTGGTCGGGATGTAGGCCGACACGTCACCGGCCTGGGTTTCGATGAGGGGCAGGGCCGTCAGCGAACCGCCGCCTTTCACGAGGTGCCGGATGCTGTCGGGCAGGTCGTTCATGTCGCGGGCAATGGCGTCGGAAGCGTTGATCTTCGCGGCGCGCTCCAGCAGGCGGCTGTGCAGATAGAATACGTCGCCGGGGTAGGCTTCACGGCCGGGAGGGCGGCGCAGCAGCAGCGACACTTCCCGGTAAGCCACAGCCTGCTTCGACAAGTCGTCGTACACCACTAGGGCCGGGCGGCCCGTGTCGCGGAAGAACTCGCCGATGGCGGCACCCGTGAAGGGCGCGAAGAACTGCATCGGAGCCGGGTCCGAAGCCGAAGCCGACACCACCACGGTGTAATCCATGGCGCCGCCGCGCTGCAAGGAGTTTACTACCTGCGCTACGGTCGAGGCCTTCTGGCCCACGGCCACGTAGATGCAGAATACCGGCTCGCCGCGCTCGTAGAACTCGCGCTGGTTCAAGATGGTATCAATGGCAACGGTCGACTTGCCCGTTTGCCGGTCGCCGATAATCAGCTCGCGCTGGCCCCGGCCAATCGGAATCATGGCGTCGATGGCCTTGATGCCGGTTTGCAGGGGCTCGTTTACGGGCTGGCGGTAGATAACGCCGGGCGCTTTGCGCTCCAGGGGCATATCGTACAGCTCGCCCTGGATGGGGCCGCGGCCGTCGATGGGCTGGCCCAGCGTGTTTACCACGCGGCCGATGATGCCGTCCCCCACTTTGATGGAGGCAATCTTATTGGTACGGCGTACCGTGGCGCCTTCCCGGATTTCGGAGTAGTCGCCGAGCATTACGGCACCTACGTTGTCTTCTTCCAGGTTGAGCACGAGGGCCTGAAGGCCGTTTTCAAACTCAAGCAATTCCCCCGACTGGGCTTTGCCCAGACCGTAGATGCGGGCTACACCGTCGCCAACTTGCAGCACCGTGCCTACCTCTTCGAGTTCGGCTTCGGTTTTGAAGTTGGAAAGCTGCTCCCGCAGAATGGCGGATACTTCATCCGGACGTACTTCTGCCATGGTGGTTTATAGTTGGGATTGGTAGGGGTTCTTGGAAAATTCGGTGCGCAGCTTGCGCAACCGGTAGCTTACCGAGTCGTCAATCAGCCGGTCGCCGATGCGCAGCACGAAGCCGCCAATCAGCGAGGCATCTACTTTCTCGGTGAGCGTAACCTGGGGCAGGCCGGATTGCTGACGCACCACCTGCCGCAACTGCTCCCGCAGCTCGGCGGTGAGGGGGGCGGCCGTGGTTACCTCGGCCACCTGCATGCCGCGCAGCAAGTTGTACTGGTTCCGAAACTCGGAGCCGATGTACGCCAGGGCGCTTTCGCGGCCGTGCTGGGTGACGATAGAGAAAAACTTGCTGGTCAGCTCCGACACCTTGCCGCCGAACACCGCATTCAGGATGGCCAGCTTCTTGTCGTGCTTCACGATGGGGTTGCGCAGCAGCAGGCGCAGCTCACGGTTCTCGTCCAGCGTTTTCGCGAACAAGTCCATGTCCTGCTTCACCTGCTCCAGCGTCCCACGCTCCTCAGCCAGATCCAGCAACGACTTCGCATAGCGGGAGGCAACTCGTAGTTCAGACATTGGGATGGTAGTAGGTAATTGGCAGTTGGTAGTAGGATTGACACCGAATTAAATGTCCTAATACCTACTACCCAATACCTATTACTAATTCAGCTTTACTTCTTTCAGGTACGAGTCGACGAGCTGCTGCTGGGCGGGCTGGTCGGTCAGCTCACGGCGCAGGATACGCTCGGCAATGTCGATGGAAAGCTGGGCGGCGGTGTTTTTCACCTCGGCCAGGGCGGCATTCTTCTCGTTCTGGATGGCTTCGCGGGCCTGCATGATCATGCGGCCGCCTTCCTCGTTGGCCTTGTTCTTAGCCTGCTCGATGAGCTGGTTGGCCACGTCCGAGGCTTCTTTCAGAATTCGGTCGCGCTCCAGGCGGGCATCGGCCAGCAGCTTTTCGTTGCCGGCTTTCAGCTGCTGCATCTCCAGCTTGGCCTGATCGGCCATGCGCAACGCCGACTCAATCGAGTCTTCCCGCTCATGCAGGGCAGTTAAGATAGGCTTCCAGGCAAAGGAGCGCAGCAAGACTATCAGGATGCCGAAGATGACCAGCATCCAAAAGATTAAGCCAATTTCAGGCGTTACAATTCCCATAGGAGTAGTCAGTAATAAGTACTTCGTACTGAGTATTTAAAGGGGCAGTAAGCGAAACAACCAACTCGTCTAAATACCCAGTACTGACTACCGAATACTTACTGCCTGAAAGCCAAGGCAGCCCGCTGCGCCGTGCGCTGAGGCGACGCGCAGCGGGCTGCTCCTGTGCTAAATTAATCCTTACAGCTTGAACGAAATCAGCAAGCAGACTACTACTGCGAACAGCGCCAGACCTTCGATCAGAGCGGCCACGATCAGCATAGCGGTTTGAATTCTGCCAGCTGCCTCCGGCTGACGACCGATGGCCTCCATGGCTTGACCACCAATGCGGCCGATGCCCAGACCGGCACCCAGAACAACCAGACCGGCACCGATAGCAGCACCAAAAACAGCCAGACCAACAGAGTTAGCAAGTTGCAGCAACAGAGAAAGAAGCATAAGAAAGAAGTTTGTGGGGAGTGAAAAACAAAAAAATCAGGGATGAGAAAGGCTTAGTGGCCGTGAGCGTGAGCCGGCTCGGCTCCGTTGCCACCGCCCATCTGGTAGTCGGCATCTTGGTGCTCTTCCACTGCCCCGCCGATGTACATGGCCGTGAGCAGGGTGAAGATGTAGGCTTGCAGAATGGCTACCAGCAGCTCCAGCATGTTGATAAACAAGCCGAATGCTATGGATATAGGGCTAACTGCAATGTTTCGGAAGATGAAGATGAGCGAGATAAAGCTCAGGATGACGATGTGGCCAGCCGTGATGTTGGCGAACAAACGCACCATCAGGGAAAACGGCTTTACGAAGATGCCGATGATTTCCACCGGAATCATGATGGGCAACAGCAGCTTCGGGACCCCAGGGGTAGCGAAGATGTGGGCCCAGTAATTCTTGTTGGAGCTGAACAGCGTGATAAGCAGCGTCAGCGCGGCCAGCGTCAGGGTCACGGCAATGTTGCCGGTGAGGTTGGCGCCGCCGGGTAGCAGGCCCAGCAGGTTGTTGAACCAGATAAAGAAGAAAACGGTGAGCAGGTAAGGCATGTACCGCTCGTACTTCGGGCCGATAGCCTTCTTGGCTACTTCGTCGCGGATGAAGATGATAATCGGCTCAAAGAAGCTCTGAATGCCCTTGGGCGCGCCGTTGCCGCGCTTGGCGTAGCCACGGGCCACGGCGGTGAATACAATAACCAGCAGCACAGCGCTCAGCATAAGCGAGGCCACGTTTTTAGTAATCGAGAAGTCGTATACCTTGGTGCCATCTTCCGAAACCAGGTGCTCGTGCTCCAGCTTCAGGCCGTCGTACACCTTGCCTTCGGCCAGCCTGGAAGAGGAAAACACGCTTAGGCCGTGGCCGGGGCGGTAGGCAATAATGGGTAGCGGAATGGTGAGGTGGGTGCCGTGCTCTGCCTCGTCGCCGAAGGTGGCAAAATGCCATTCGTGGGCGTCGCCGATGTGGTGAAGAATCATCTCCCCAGGGTTGAACGCCTCTTTATCGGTAGCTTCCTCGATGGTTGGGGTAGGCTCATTGGCATACACCGACAGCGAAAGAAAGCAGAAGAGAGCCAGCAGTAAGCGCTTCATTCAGAATAACTTAGGGCTGCTCACACAGAATCTTTATTCCGTGGTTTCACCCGGTTTTGAAAACGGGCGCAAGTTACTCAGAACGCTCCAGACTTCAAACCCGGCGAAGATAAAATACAGGAGAAAGAAGCTCCCTAGAAAAGCCCACCGCGCGTTGCCCTCGTGCGCCCCACCCCGGAAAAGGTACACCATCACCAGCACCAGCGACAGGAGCAGCCGCGCGGCCATGGTTCCGAAGTAAGCCCCCATAAAATTACCCGGATTAGCCCGCACCAGCCGAGCCGTAACCCAGTAGGTCAATCCGGTCAGCACCACGAAAAAGCTGAAGGTATAGACCGTGAACGGGTGCACGATGCGCGGCCCAAACTGGCTGTACACGGCATACAGCACAAAACCCACTGCCAGGCAGAACAGCGCGTACGAACGAAGAAAGGATTTCAAGGCAGCAAAGGATGAGAGGCGAGAAGTGAGAAGTCAGCTCAGGACTATACGGCCGGGAGTGGAGTAGACTACGGCTAGCTCAGGACTCGCGGGTCAGGGAGCGAATGACATTATATAAAGCTGCAAACAAGCCCAGCAGCATCAGACTCAGTGTAAACCACGGCGTTTGGGTGCGGAAGTGACCGTCGAGCCAGTAGCCGGCCCAGGTGCTCAGGCCGATGGTGGCCAGCATTTGGGCGCCGATGCC
This region of Hymenobacter sp. YIM 151500-1 genomic DNA includes:
- a CDS encoding F0F1 ATP synthase subunit B; amino-acid sequence: MGIVTPEIGLIFWMLVIFGILIVLLRSFAWKPILTALHEREDSIESALRMADQAKLEMQQLKAGNEKLLADARLERDRILKEASDVANQLIEQAKNKANEEGGRMIMQAREAIQNEKNAALAEVKNTAAQLSIDIAERILRRELTDQPAQQQLVDSYLKEVKLN
- the atpH gene encoding ATP synthase F1 subunit delta, with the protein product MSELRVASRYAKSLLDLAEERGTLEQVKQDMDLFAKTLDENRELRLLLRNPIVKHDKKLAILNAVFGGKVSELTSKFFSIVTQHGRESALAYIGSEFRNQYNLLRGMQVAEVTTAAPLTAELREQLRQVVRQQSGLPQVTLTEKVDASLIGGFVLRIGDRLIDDSVSYRLRKLRTEFSKNPYQSQL
- the atpB gene encoding F0F1 ATP synthase subunit A, encoding MKRLLLALFCFLSLSVYANEPTPTIEEATDKEAFNPGEMILHHIGDAHEWHFATFGDEAEHGTHLTIPLPIIAYRPGHGLSVFSSSRLAEGKVYDGLKLEHEHLVSEDGTKVYDFSITKNVASLMLSAVLLVIVFTAVARGYAKRGNGAPKGIQSFFEPIIIFIRDEVAKKAIGPKYERYMPYLLTVFFFIWFNNLLGLLPGGANLTGNIAVTLTLAALTLLITLFSSNKNYWAHIFATPGVPKLLLPIMIPVEIIGIFVKPFSLMVRLFANITAGHIVILSFISLIFIFRNIAVSPISIAFGLFINMLELLVAILQAYIFTLLTAMYIGGAVEEHQDADYQMGGGNGAEPAHAHGH
- the atpG gene encoding ATP synthase F1 subunit gamma produces the protein MASLKEVRSRITSVQSTQQITKAMKMVAAAKLRRAQDNILRMRPYAQRLNSILSNLTALAGPDVTSEYGTVRDVRRVLIIAITSDRGLAGAFNSNIFKGVNAVVQERYAAQLAAGNVTVLAIGRKAHEYFGKRLPLLGNFQHVFGKLSFETVREAAEAAMDGFRAGQYDEVVMVYNEFRNVATQIVRTEQLLPLVPAEQPAGAPAQSNVDYIFEPSKEEIVRTLIPQSLKIQLYKAVLESNASEHGARMTAMDKATENAGELLKQLKLTYNRTRQAAITTEILEIVGGAEALAAGR
- a CDS encoding AtpZ/AtpI family protein, translating into MSAETPPSSRRPTPDGNADRLRAVARYSGIGAQMLATIGLSTWAGYWLDGHFRTQTPWFTLSLMLLGLFAALYNVIRSLTRES
- the atpA gene encoding F0F1 ATP synthase subunit alpha, translating into MAEVRPDEVSAILREQLSNFKTEAELEEVGTVLQVGDGVARIYGLGKAQSGELLEFENGLQALVLNLEEDNVGAVMLGDYSEIREGATVRRTNKIASIKVGDGIIGRVVNTLGQPIDGRGPIQGELYDMPLERKAPGVIYRQPVNEPLQTGIKAIDAMIPIGRGQRELIIGDRQTGKSTVAIDTILNQREFYERGEPVFCIYVAVGQKASTVAQVVNSLQRGGAMDYTVVVSASASDPAPMQFFAPFTGAAIGEFFRDTGRPALVVYDDLSKQAVAYREVSLLLRRPPGREAYPGDVFYLHSRLLERAAKINASDAIARDMNDLPDSIRHLVKGGGSLTALPLIETQAGDVSAYIPTNVISITDGQIFLETNLFNSGIRPAINVGISVSRVGGNAQIKSMKKVAGTLKLDQAQFRELEAFAKFGSDLDASTKLTIERGRRNLEILKQPQFSPQKVEDQVAVIYAATNGLLDQVPVNRVREFEKEFVQVMNTRHPDVLQALKAGKLDDEITGAIRQVAKDLSAAYSK
- the atpE gene encoding ATP synthase F0 subunit C encodes the protein MLLSLLLQLANSVGLAVFGAAIGAGLVVLGAGLGIGRIGGQAMEAIGRQPEAAGRIQTAMLIVAALIEGLALFAVVVCLLISFKL